The Leadbetterella byssophila DSM 17132 DNA window AGTAGTTAATTCTTCTTCTGAAGACTTGAGGAATGCGTATACCGGTAATCAGAATGTAGATTATGATTATGCGGCTAAGAATTACCTAAGTTTCTCTACCAGTTTTAGTGGAGACCTGTACAAATGGTGGGCTTTCCAATTTGGTGTAAATCTCAGCCATCAGTTTACAAAGTTTAATTATATAGATTCTGGTGAGCTTTTTTATAGCTACGATAATCTCCAAGTTCAGCCCTATGTGCGTGTTAGCAATAGGAAGAGTGATAGATTCAATTACAATGTGGGTATAATGTTTCCGTATTACTCCCTTAGCCAATCTCAATATGCAGAGCCTCGTTTAAGCGCTTCTTACTATTTGCTACCCAAACATCAGGTTAAAGTGGCCTACGGCTTACATAGCCAAGTGGTCAATAGCAGAGTAGGGCTGTATCTGCCTAACAAACCATCCCGATCACATCATTTTACATTGGGTTATCAATATGACATAGACCAGAAGCAAAGTGTTTCTGTGGAGGCATATTATCAGAGCATGTTTAATTTGACAAGATTTGATTCCCTGTATATGTCAGTGATGAATGGATATGAACTGGGAGACTTCAGAGGTGGTTATTTCTTACCAAATCAGAAAAATCAAGGTAGAAATTATGGGATTGAGTTTAGTTATAAGAGATATTTGGAGAACGGTTTCTTTGCCTTGGCAAATGCAACCTTCTATAAATCTCAATTCAAAGCCTTTGACGGTAAATTCTATGATAGTAGGTATTCAGGAGACTATATCTACAATATAACCGGTGGAAAGGAATGGGAAACGAAGAAAGGTAAGATAGTGGGCTTAAATACCAGAGTCAACTGGGTAGGTGGATTTAGGGATTATTTTATAGATGTGACCCAAGATAATGGTGTGACGTATGTAGGATGGAGATTAGACCAACCGTTAACCGTAAAATATGACGATTACTTCAGAGTAGATTTACGCGCTTATATTAAGACAACAAAGAAAAAGGGTTCAGAAACCATCTCTTTGGATCTGCAAAATCTAACGGGGAGAGAGAATGTGGGGTATAATTACTTTGACATCTTTACCGGTAAAATAGAACAAAAGAAACAATTAGGGTTAGTTCCCATGCTGAATTATCGCTGGGAGTTTTAAAAATTAGATATATGTCAAAGATCATTATTGCCATTGACGGTTACTCGTCCTGTGGCAAAAGCAGCACAGCGAAGGGGGTAGCCAAAAGTTTAGGTTACCAATACATAGATACAGGGGCCATGTACCGTGCAGTAACCCTGTATTTTATTCAAAACCACATCAGCTTAACAAATCCCAAAGAGGTGGACTCCGCTTTGGATAGGATAGAGATAGAATTTCGTGCCAACTCAGAGGGTAAATCAGATACTTATCTAAACGGTCTGAATGTGGAAGAAGAGATCAGGAAGCTCTATGTGGCTGATAAAGTTAGTGATGTAGCGGCAATAGCGGCTGTACGTCATGCTATGGTGAGAGAGCAACAGCGAATGGGAAAGAAAAAGGGCTTTGTACTTGACGGAAGAGATATTGGTACAGTGGTCTTTCCTGGTGCTGAATTAAAGATCTTCATGACCGCTGATCCTATGGTTAGAGCTCAGCGTAGGCAGGCTGAATTATTAGATAAAGGAGAACTTGTAGACCTAGAGGAGGTATTAGAGAATATCAAGAAAAGGGATATCATAGATACTACGAGGGACGAGAGTCCCCTGAGACAAGCTGATGATGCACATCTCTTAGATACAACCTTTATGACCTTGGATGAGCAAATAGAAAAAGTAGTTTTGCTGGCTGATACGAAGCATGAAAAAGCTTGATGTAATCATTGTAGGTGGAGGCTTGGCAGGTACAGTTTTGGCTTGGCATTTAAGAGAACTTGATCAGTCCTTCCTTATTTTTGATAATCCCGAAAGGCCAAGTTCCAGTAGAGTAGCCGGCGGTTTATTCAATCCCGTTACAGGGAAATATTTGGCAAAAACCTGGTTAGTGGAGGAGCTATTTGAATACTTAACCCCCTTCTATAATAACATTGAAAATCAGACAGGAAGTTCCTTTTTTCACAAGATTGGACTGCATAGACCTTTTTCAGGTCAAGCACATAAGGAGAGTGCACTAGCTCAATTGGATAAGCATGATTTAAAAGACTGGGTTTCTGTAGAGAATAAAGACCTAGGAAAAGCTTTTGCATCAGAAGGGGAAGGTCTGTTTTCTGAAAATGCTGGTTATCTAGACTTACCCGTATTTCTTGATGCAAGTAAAGCTTTCTTCATGAATCAAATCAGGGAAGAAGAATTTCAAATTAAGGAATTATTATGGGACGAAGCCGGGGTGCAATACAA harbors:
- a CDS encoding TonB-dependent receptor, whose amino-acid sequence is MKLLALLSLLFPLQLLAQNTQTIKIQLRDEINGQAISGATVSIPKYQLQSVSDDQGSVRWDGVPVGRLEIEISALNYGKKILKELLLEKSKQLILDVELQQVSRELHAVTVSSAGNTIPALLSAEKITSEQIFRYPATFFDPARLTMTLPGVANTNDQANNVSVRGNNPSYIQWRLEGVEIVNPNHLSNAGTFADKPAAVGGGTNILSAQMLGNMNFLSGAFPSSYGNALGGIFDMNLRAGNAEKYQHVVQVGLIGVDLSSEGPINKRKGSSYLVNYRYSFTGLLGLAGVNFGGEKIDFQDLSLYLNFPTKRAGTFSFFGMGGVSSNIFAPDADSTKWESAKDLNNIDFNARMGLVGAKHQVRLWNKYQWKTVVVNSSSEDLRNAYTGNQNVDYDYAAKNYLSFSTSFSGDLYKWWAFQFGVNLSHQFTKFNYIDSGELFYSYDNLQVQPYVRVSNRKSDRFNYNVGIMFPYYSLSQSQYAEPRLSASYYLLPKHQVKVAYGLHSQVVNSRVGLYLPNKPSRSHHFTLGYQYDIDQKQSVSVEAYYQSMFNLTRFDSLYMSVMNGYELGDFRGGYFLPNQKNQGRNYGIEFSYKRYLENGFFALANATFYKSQFKAFDGKFYDSRYSGDYIYNITGGKEWETKKGKIVGLNTRVNWVGGFRDYFIDVTQDNGVTYVGWRLDQPLTVKYDDYFRVDLRAYIKTTKKKGSETISLDLQNLTGRENVGYNYFDIFTGKIEQKKQLGLVPMLNYRWEF
- the cmk gene encoding (d)CMP kinase yields the protein MSKIIIAIDGYSSCGKSSTAKGVAKSLGYQYIDTGAMYRAVTLYFIQNHISLTNPKEVDSALDRIEIEFRANSEGKSDTYLNGLNVEEEIRKLYVADKVSDVAAIAAVRHAMVREQQRMGKKKGFVLDGRDIGTVVFPGAELKIFMTADPMVRAQRRQAELLDKGELVDLEEVLENIKKRDIIDTTRDESPLRQADDAHLLDTTFMTLDEQIEKVVLLADTKHEKA
- a CDS encoding NAD(P)/FAD-dependent oxidoreductase: MKKLDVIIVGGGLAGTVLAWHLRELDQSFLIFDNPERPSSSRVAGGLFNPVTGKYLAKTWLVEELFEYLTPFYNNIENQTGSSFFHKIGLHRPFSGQAHKESALAQLDKHDLKDWVSVENKDLGKAFASEGEGLFSENAGYLDLPVFLDASKAFFMNQIREEEFQIKELLWDEAGVQYKDVSASKIIFCDGWAGTGNAYFSWLPFNPVKGETLVGKVQDYEANFIVNQGKWIIPLGEGRARLGATYSWHELDFLPSEKARLDLLEAGSKILQVPFQVEEQHAGVRPATKDRRPFVGFHPVHKNLGIFNGLGAKGVSLAPYFGRQLARKIVYGEVIQPEANIERFYTLYS